The Fibrobacter sp. nucleotide sequence AGGCGAGTATGCTCGACAGCATCAAACTCTTCTTGTATCTCTTTGCTGGGGGCCTTGGTGCAGAGGCTTACGATTACGATGGTCGCGAAGCTGAGCACGAAGCCGGGGACGAGTTCGTAAATCTGGAAGATTTCAGCGGAGAATCCGGAGAGGTAGAACTTCCAAACGAACGTTGTGATGCCGCCGACGAGCATGCCCGCGATGGCGCCTGGGAGCGTGGTGCGCTTCCAGAACAGGGCAAGGAGCATGATCGGGCCGAAGGTGGCTCCGAAGCCGCCCCACGCGAAGCTCACGAGGCTCATCACCACGTCGAGGAAGCTCTTGCCCTGCTTGACGCCGTCGGCGCTCGGGGCGCCCTGCATGGCGACGATGACTGCGACAATCGTGATGAGCACGACCACGCCGCGGCTCACCCACATGACTTCCTTGTTGCTCGCGTTCTTGCGGAACAGGTGCTTGTAGAGGTCGTTGCTGAAGGCGGAGGCTGAAACTAGCAGCTGCGAGTCGGCGGTACTCATGATGGCGGCAAGGATGGCGGCCATGAGGATGGCGGCAATTGCCGGATGGCAGAGGGCCTGGCAGAGAATCATGAAGATGCGTTCCGGGTCGTCGACCTTGATGCCGTTTGCTTCCACGTAGTAGCGGCCGAGCAGGGCGATCATGATGACGGCGCCGAGGCAGACGGTCACCCAGGTCATGGCGATACGGCGGGAATCCTTGATTTCCTCGGCGTTCTTGATGCTCATGAAGCGCACGAGAATATGCGGCATGCCAAAGTAGCCGAGACCCCACGCGAGGCTCGAAATCAGGGCGATAAGGCCGATGGACTTGCCCGTAGTGGCATTCGTGAACAGGCTCATCAGGTAGGGGTTCTGCGCGTTCACCGCATCCATGGTCGCGGCGAATCCGCCCGATCCGGTCATGATGATCGCAGGAATCGCGATGACGGCGATGAGCATCATCATCGCCTGGATGAAGTCGGTCCAGCACACGGCAAAGAACCCGCCCATGAAGGTGTAGCTCACGACCACGACCGCGCCGAGGATAAGGCCCGTGGTGTAGTTCATGCCGAAGATGGTGCCGAAGAGTTTGGCGCTAGCCACGAAGCCCGAGACCGTGTAGAAAAGGAAGAATGCGAGGATGAAAATCGAGGCGATGACGCGGATGATTCCTTTGTTGTCGCGGAAACGGTTCGAGAAGAAGTCGGGGAGGGTGATGGAGTCGCCGCAGAAGTGGCTGTATTTGCGGAGCCTGCGGCCCACGATTTTCCAGTTCAGGTACGTGCCGATGACGAGACCGATGCCGATCCAGGCTTCGGAAAAGCCGCTCACGAAGATGGCGCCCGGGAGGCCCATCAAAAGCCAGCCGCTCATGTCGGAGGCCTGGGCGGACATCGCGACCACCCACTTGTTCATGCCGCGGTTGCCCAGGTAGTAGGCGTTCAGGCTGTTCGCCTTGCGGGAGAAGTACGCTCCGATGCCGAGCATCATTAACAGATAAAGGATAAAGACGGCTATGGTCATGTATTACGCTCCTTTTTTCGGAAAGATAGATAAAAAAGAAAAAATTTTTTTATAGGACTTTGGGACGGGGTGTGATTTCGCTAACACTCGCCCCCGAGATTGCTTGTTTGACGGGGTGAAAATGTACGAAGAAGGCTGACATTAAATATATTTAATTATTATTTTTATGTTAGACGGGGAATGTGGTCGGATGTCTTTGTATGTAACCATTAATTTGCTTTGCGCCATAATGATCATCATGCTGATGTTCATGGTTAATCGTGGTGTGATGCATGAAGCCGACCGTAATACATTCTACAGACTTTGCTTCAACACGCAGCTCCTTTTTTTGCTCGATGTCCTGTGGGTGCTTCTGGATGGAGCCACATATACCGGCGCCCGGACGCTGAACTATTTTATCAATGCGGCCTATTTCGCGCAGTGCGGTATCCTCTGCTATTTCTGGAGTCAATATTCCCTTCACCTTTCCGGAAGCCAGCGCTTTTCCGGGAAGTTCTTTAAGGTACTGTTTATCGTGCCCATGGCCGTGGAAGTTTTGCTTTCGGTCGTTTCCATCAAGACGGGCTGGTATTTCACCATCGATGCGGATAACCATTACCATCGCGGGAACCTGCTGTTTATCCAGGTGATAGTCATGTTTCTCTACCTGGTTTACTCCCTGCTTGTCGCGGTATTTACCATCAAGCAGCAGCGCGACATTTTGAACAGGAACAAGCTCTACGCCATTTCTGCGCTCGGGTTTCTGCCGTTCATATCGCAGTGCCTGCAGGCGCAGTTCCCCGGCGTTTCCGTGTTTTGTACGGGCGCAACCCTCGGGCTTGTCATTGTGTTCCTCGAAATCCAGCGCGAGATGATTTCGGTTGACCCCCTGACGCGCCTCAACAACAGGAACCAAGCGAGTATTTACTTGAGCGGTCGCTTCAAACAGGAAATTCCGGGCAAGAAACTCTACCAGTTCCTTGTCGATCTGGACAAGTTCAAGAGCATAAACGATACCTACGGTCACATGGAGGGCGATAACGCACTTATCATTGTGTCCTCGGTTTTGAAGAACGTTTGCGGCCCGCGGGGGCATTTTATTTCGCGTTATGGCGGAGACGAGTTCGTCGTGTTTGCGAACCTTCCGGACAACGCCGCTGCCGACAACCTGTGCGAACTGCTCGAGAATAAACTCCGGGAACGTTCGCAGACGCTCCCGTACACGCTTGCGTTGAGCGTGGGGTATGCCGCCCTCAGGGACGGCGAAACCGAAGAAAGCCTTTTGAGCAGGGCCGATGCCTCGCTTTATAAAATCAAGAAACGGAAACATGCGGAACGGTAGCGGATATGGATTTGTTCAGTTACATAGAAACTAACGTGTTCTGCATCGTGGTCCTTGTGGTGCTGCTCGTGGCGCTTCGCACGAGCTTGAGCCGTCTTACGAACCAGACCATTCTGACTCACGTTTTCTTGATGATTATCGCGATGCTCGTTCTCGATACGGTGAAGGCGGCACTGAACGGCGTTGCTTTCCCCGGTTCGGATGTGTTTACCTGCTTCATGGCGTCCATTTTCCATGTCATCAGCGTGATGTTGTATTTCCAGTGGCTGCGATTCGTGGGCTACAACATGCAGCTCCGTTTTTGGCGAGACAGGCGCATGATGTCGTTGTTTGCGCTTCCGGGCGTTGTCGCGATTGCGCTTGTGGCGGGCAGCATCAAGTTCGGGTGGGTGTGGAGTGTCGACGAGAATAACGTCATTTCACACGGCCCATATTACCTTCTTTTTGTCGCTTGTTGCAGCGTTTACATGGTATTCGCCTGCATTCTTGCCGGATACAGGATTCCGATCAAGCGCTATTTTGCGGACCGCGTCCTTTATATTTCGCTGGCCTTGTTCGGGCTTTTGCCGCTGCTCGGGCTTTGTTGCGAATGTACGCCCAGTTCCCCGCCTTATTCCGTGTACGCGATGGTAATTGCTGCCTTGTTCGTTTTTCTGGAAATGCAGTCCCGCATGATTTCGACGGACCCGCTGACCAAACTCAACAACAGGAACCAGCTCAATTCGTTCCTGGATTCTAAAATCGGGCAGTATACCGAGAACAGGAAGGTCTACCTCTTCGTGCTGGACTTGGACAAGTTCAAGGGCATCAACGATAACTTCGGGCATAGCGAGGGGGATAGC carries:
- the putP gene encoding sodium/proline symporter PutP; the protein is MTIAVFILYLLMMLGIGAYFSRKANSLNAYYLGNRGMNKWVVAMSAQASDMSGWLLMGLPGAIFVSGFSEAWIGIGLVIGTYLNWKIVGRRLRKYSHFCGDSITLPDFFSNRFRDNKGIIRVIASIFILAFFLFYTVSGFVASAKLFGTIFGMNYTTGLILGAVVVVSYTFMGGFFAVCWTDFIQAMMMLIAVIAIPAIIMTGSGGFAATMDAVNAQNPYLMSLFTNATTGKSIGLIALISSLAWGLGYFGMPHILVRFMSIKNAEEIKDSRRIAMTWVTVCLGAVIMIALLGRYYVEANGIKVDDPERIFMILCQALCHPAIAAILMAAILAAIMSTADSQLLVSASAFSNDLYKHLFRKNASNKEVMWVSRGVVVLITIVAVIVAMQGAPSADGVKQGKSFLDVVMSLVSFAWGGFGATFGPIMLLALFWKRTTLPGAIAGMLVGGITTFVWKFYLSGFSAEIFQIYELVPGFVLSFATIVIVSLCTKAPSKEIQEEFDAVEHTRLSDMKL
- a CDS encoding GGDEF domain-containing protein; amino-acid sequence: MIIMLMFMVNRGVMHEADRNTFYRLCFNTQLLFLLDVLWVLLDGATYTGARTLNYFINAAYFAQCGILCYFWSQYSLHLSGSQRFSGKFFKVLFIVPMAVEVLLSVVSIKTGWYFTIDADNHYHRGNLLFIQVIVMFLYLVYSLLVAVFTIKQQRDILNRNKLYAISALGFLPFISQCLQAQFPGVSVFCTGATLGLVIVFLEIQREMISVDPLTRLNNRNQASIYLSGRFKQEIPGKKLYQFLVDLDKFKSINDTYGHMEGDNALIIVSSVLKNVCGPRGHFISRYGGDEFVVFANLPDNAAADNLCELLENKLRERSQTLPYTLALSVGYAALRDGETEESLLSRADASLYKIKKRKHAER
- a CDS encoding GGDEF domain-containing protein — protein: MDLFSYIETNVFCIVVLVVLLVALRTSLSRLTNQTILTHVFLMIIAMLVLDTVKAALNGVAFPGSDVFTCFMASIFHVISVMLYFQWLRFVGYNMQLRFWRDRRMMSLFALPGVVAIALVAGSIKFGWVWSVDENNVISHGPYYLLFVACCSVYMVFACILAGYRIPIKRYFADRVLYISLALFGLLPLLGLCCECTPSSPPYSVYAMVIAALFVFLEMQSRMISTDPLTKLNNRNQLNSFLDSKIGQYTENRKVYLFVLDLDKFKGINDNFGHSEGDSALNMVADVLKRVCGPLGCFISRFGGDEFNLVAFLANDAEADALRTTIKEDLARTSASLPYSLTVSIGYARSLGRKESVMDLFSRADEALFAEKKARE